The proteins below are encoded in one region of Pseudonocardia sp. DSM 110487:
- a CDS encoding LacI family DNA-binding transcriptional regulator has product MSTIKDVAEAAGVSIATVSRALHGLPRVSEATRQRVLAAAAELRYVASPSAASLASGQTNAIGVVAPFVNRWYFAAIVHSAEERLRKAGYDLLLYSLGTDALERRRAFSGTLLRKRVDGVLVLGLHPAEEEVAALSTVGGPVAIVGADVPGWASVRIDDEGAARCAVRHLLDLGHQRIGFIGGDDELHTAMPADRRVGYRAELAGAGLPALPELEAVGGFTVTGGRAAAKRLLGLPEPPTALFAASDEMAMGAVQAVRRSGLRVPEDVSVIGIDGHEMADLLDLTTVAQPVVAQGVLAAEMILTALTDPEQPLPAVTVPTELVVRGTTSSAAR; this is encoded by the coding sequence GTGAGCACGATCAAGGACGTCGCGGAGGCAGCGGGGGTCTCCATCGCGACGGTCTCGCGCGCGCTGCACGGGCTGCCCCGGGTCTCGGAGGCCACCCGGCAGCGGGTACTCGCGGCCGCCGCTGAGCTGCGGTACGTGGCGTCGCCCAGCGCGGCGAGCCTCGCGAGCGGCCAGACGAACGCGATCGGTGTGGTCGCACCGTTCGTCAACCGCTGGTACTTCGCGGCGATCGTGCACAGCGCCGAGGAGCGGCTCCGCAAGGCGGGCTACGACCTGCTGCTCTACAGCCTCGGCACCGACGCCCTCGAGCGCAGGCGCGCGTTCTCGGGCACGCTGCTGCGCAAGCGCGTCGACGGGGTGCTCGTGCTCGGCCTGCACCCCGCCGAGGAGGAGGTCGCGGCGCTCTCCACGGTTGGCGGCCCGGTCGCGATCGTGGGCGCGGACGTACCGGGCTGGGCGAGCGTCCGCATCGACGACGAGGGCGCCGCACGGTGCGCCGTGCGGCACCTGCTCGATCTCGGCCACCAGCGCATCGGCTTCATCGGGGGCGATGACGAGCTGCACACGGCGATGCCCGCCGACCGGCGCGTCGGGTACCGGGCCGAGCTCGCCGGCGCCGGCCTGCCCGCGCTCCCCGAGCTCGAGGCCGTCGGCGGGTTCACGGTGACCGGAGGGCGCGCGGCCGCCAAACGCCTGCTCGGGCTGCCGGAGCCACCGACGGCGCTGTTCGCCGCCTCCGACGAGATGGCGATGGGTGCTGTGCAGGCGGTGCGCAGGTCCGGGCTCCGCGTACCGGAGGACGTGTCGGTGATCGGCATCGACGGCCACGAGATGGCGGATCTGCTGGACCTGACGACCGTGGCGCAGCCGGTCGTCGCACAGGGGGTGCTGGCGGCCGAGATGATCCTCACGGCGCTCACCGACCCGGAGCAACCCCTTCCGGCCGTCACCGTGCCCACCGAGCTGGTGGTGCGGGGCACCACGAGCTCCGCTGCCCGCTAG
- a CDS encoding carbohydrate ABC transporter permease — protein sequence MTVIDTKDTGAGPDLVTAATTRSAGAKKGLTSPWASIAALVIAVLWTIPTFGLFLSSFRPERDVQRTGWWTFLANPNLTLDNYSRVLFGGSQPLAGFFVNSIMVTLPAVLIPIILATTAAYGFAWTRFPLRDTLFVAIFALQIVPLQVALIPLLEIFVGTGLNGTFWTVWIAHSTFALPLAIFLLHNSMREIPEELVEAARVDGAGHVRIFLTIMLPLMKPAIAAYAVFQFLWVWNDLLVALVFAGGTTDVAPLTVRVAELAGTRDSDWHLLASGAFVSIIIPLIVFFALQRYFVRGLLAGSVKG from the coding sequence ATGACCGTGATCGACACCAAGGACACCGGCGCCGGGCCGGACCTGGTCACCGCGGCAACCACCCGCTCGGCGGGGGCGAAGAAGGGCCTCACCTCGCCGTGGGCCTCGATCGCCGCGCTCGTCATCGCCGTACTGTGGACCATCCCGACGTTCGGGCTGTTCCTGTCCTCGTTCCGCCCGGAGCGCGACGTCCAACGAACCGGCTGGTGGACGTTCCTCGCCAACCCGAACCTGACGCTCGACAACTACTCGAGGGTGCTGTTCGGTGGCAGCCAGCCGCTGGCGGGGTTCTTCGTCAACTCGATCATGGTCACCCTCCCGGCGGTGCTCATCCCGATCATCCTGGCCACGACGGCGGCGTACGGATTCGCGTGGACGCGGTTCCCGCTGCGGGACACGCTGTTCGTGGCGATCTTCGCGCTGCAGATCGTGCCGCTCCAGGTCGCCCTGATCCCGCTCCTGGAGATCTTCGTCGGCACCGGCCTGAACGGGACGTTCTGGACGGTCTGGATCGCGCACTCGACCTTCGCCCTCCCGCTTGCGATCTTCCTGCTGCACAACTCGATGCGGGAGATCCCTGAGGAGCTGGTGGAGGCCGCGCGGGTGGACGGAGCGGGCCACGTCCGGATCTTCCTGACGATCATGCTGCCCCTGATGAAGCCCGCGATAGCGGCATACGCCGTGTTCCAGTTCCTGTGGGTGTGGAACGACCTGCTGGTTGCGCTCGTGTTCGCGGGCGGAACCACGGATGTCGCACCGCTCACGGTGCGCGTGGCCGAGCTTGCTGGCACCCGCGACTCGGACTGGCACCTGCTCGCGTCCGGCGCGTTCGTGTCGATCATCATCCCGTTGATCGTCTTCTTCGCGCTCCAGCGCTACTTCGTCCGCGGCCTGCTGGCCGGCAGCGTCAAGGGCTGA
- a CDS encoding carbohydrate ABC transporter permease: protein MTLLDKLLQLLVAVAVFAAVMGVVLLVADRARGRRTDLVSGLAFVAPAVLLLVIGLLYPASRTAAQSFLDASSANFVGLDNYIRIFTQPDLVIVLRNTLLWVVIAPILSTAIGLVYAVLVDRTRFEAFAKALIFLPMAISLVGASIIWKFVYAYRPNQQNIQQIGLVNQVLVWLGFEPVNFILAEPWNNLLLIVVIIWIQAGFAMTLLSAAIKAIPSDIIEAARLDGVGGVRLFFYITLPSIRPAVVVVITAISIAVLKVFDIVRTMTGGQFGTSVVANEFYLQSFRLSDLGMGSALAMILFVLVVPIVIYNVRQMRKVDAR, encoded by the coding sequence GTGACCCTGCTCGACAAACTGCTCCAACTGCTGGTCGCGGTGGCCGTGTTCGCCGCCGTGATGGGCGTGGTCCTGCTCGTCGCCGACCGCGCAAGAGGGCGTCGGACCGACCTGGTGTCCGGCCTCGCGTTCGTGGCCCCCGCCGTGCTTCTCCTGGTCATCGGGCTGCTCTACCCGGCGAGCCGCACGGCGGCGCAGTCCTTCCTCGACGCCAGCAGCGCGAACTTCGTCGGGCTTGACAACTACATCCGGATCTTCACCCAGCCCGATCTCGTGATCGTGCTGCGCAACACGCTGCTCTGGGTGGTGATCGCCCCGATCCTCTCCACGGCGATCGGGCTGGTCTACGCGGTGCTGGTGGACCGCACCCGGTTCGAGGCGTTCGCGAAGGCCCTGATCTTCCTGCCGATGGCGATCTCGCTGGTCGGCGCCTCGATCATCTGGAAGTTCGTGTACGCCTACCGCCCGAACCAGCAGAACATCCAGCAGATCGGGCTGGTCAACCAGGTACTGGTCTGGCTCGGCTTCGAGCCGGTGAACTTCATCCTCGCCGAGCCGTGGAACAACCTGCTGCTGATCGTCGTGATCATCTGGATCCAGGCAGGCTTCGCGATGACACTGCTCTCGGCCGCGATCAAGGCCATCCCGAGCGACATCATCGAGGCGGCCCGCCTGGACGGCGTCGGCGGCGTGCGGCTGTTCTTCTACATCACCCTGCCGAGCATCCGGCCCGCCGTGGTCGTCGTGATCACCGCGATCAGCATCGCCGTGCTGAAGGTCTTCGACATCGTCCGCACGATGACCGGCGGCCAGTTCGGCACCAGCGTGGTGGCCAACGAGTTCTACCTGCAGAGCTTCCGGCTCTCCGACCTGGGCATGGGCTCGGCGCTGGCCATGATCCTCTTCGTCCTCGTCGTACCGATCGTCATCTACAACGTGCGGCAGATGCGGAAGGTGGACGCGCGATGA
- a CDS encoding ABC transporter substrate-binding protein: MPAPKSGSILRRPSRGTALISAALGLSLVLAGCGGSNVAGGGGGNPAASSQDCAPFAQYGDLSGTRVTIYTSIVSPEDQPHIDSYRPFEECTGAQIVYEGSKEFEAQLPVRVQGGSPPDIAYVPQPGLLNTLVTQNPGAVKPAPQAVVANVDQYYSETFKAAGSVDGTLYGAPLGSNVKSYVWYSPQEFTEKGYAVPQTWDEMVTLSNRIVADGGKPWCAGIGSGDATGWPLTDWLEDVMLRENGPEVYDQWVSHAIPFNDPRVVRALDRVGSILKNPDFVNGGLGDVASIATTTFQDGGLPILDGTCYMHRQANFYAANFPEGTDISENGQAFAFELPSINQGGQQTILVGSEFVAAFSDRPEVQAFQAYLSSPEWANAKARAGSDLGQSGWISANTGLDPNNLSNPIDRLSAEILQDQNNTFRFDGSDLMPAAVGSASFWRGMTDWITGQSTTDSLNYIEQSWPGSS, from the coding sequence ATGCCAGCCCCGAAGTCCGGATCGATCCTGCGGAGACCGTCGCGCGGCACGGCCCTCATCAGCGCCGCGCTGGGCCTCAGCCTCGTGCTCGCCGGATGCGGCGGCAGCAACGTCGCGGGAGGTGGCGGTGGGAACCCCGCCGCCTCGAGCCAGGACTGCGCGCCGTTCGCGCAGTACGGTGACCTGTCCGGCACCCGGGTCACGATCTACACCTCGATCGTGTCACCCGAGGACCAGCCGCACATCGACTCGTACCGGCCGTTCGAGGAGTGCACCGGCGCGCAGATCGTCTACGAGGGCTCGAAGGAGTTCGAGGCCCAGCTGCCGGTGCGTGTACAGGGGGGTTCGCCACCTGACATCGCCTACGTCCCGCAGCCGGGCCTGCTGAACACGCTCGTCACGCAGAACCCCGGCGCGGTGAAGCCGGCCCCGCAGGCGGTCGTCGCGAACGTCGACCAGTACTACTCCGAGACCTTCAAGGCCGCGGGCAGCGTCGACGGCACCCTCTACGGCGCCCCGCTCGGCTCGAACGTGAAGTCCTATGTCTGGTACTCGCCGCAGGAGTTCACGGAGAAGGGCTACGCCGTCCCCCAGACCTGGGACGAGATGGTGACGCTCTCGAACCGCATCGTCGCCGACGGCGGCAAGCCGTGGTGCGCGGGCATCGGCTCCGGTGACGCAACGGGCTGGCCGCTCACCGACTGGCTCGAGGACGTGATGCTGCGCGAGAACGGGCCCGAGGTCTACGACCAGTGGGTCTCGCACGCCATCCCGTTCAACGACCCGCGTGTGGTGCGGGCGCTCGACCGCGTCGGCTCGATCCTGAAGAACCCCGACTTCGTGAACGGCGGCCTCGGCGACGTCGCCTCGATCGCCACCACGACCTTCCAGGACGGCGGCCTGCCGATCCTCGACGGGACCTGCTACATGCACCGCCAGGCCAACTTCTACGCGGCCAACTTCCCCGAGGGCACCGACATCTCGGAGAACGGGCAGGCCTTCGCGTTCGAGCTGCCGTCGATCAACCAGGGCGGGCAGCAGACGATCCTCGTCGGCTCCGAGTTCGTCGCCGCGTTCTCCGACCGTCCCGAGGTGCAGGCGTTCCAGGCGTACCTGTCCTCGCCGGAGTGGGCCAACGCGAAGGCGAGGGCCGGTAGCGACCTCGGCCAGAGCGGCTGGATCAGCGCCAACACCGGGCTGGACCCGAACAACCTGTCCAACCCGATCGACCGGCTCTCGGCCGAGATCCTGCAGGACCAGAACAACACCTTCCGGTTCGACGGCTCCGACCTCATGCCTGCGGCGGTTGGCTCCGCGTCGTTCTGGCGGGGCATGACGGACTGGATCACCGGTCAGAGCACCACGGACTCGCTGAACTACATCGAACAGTCCTGGCCCGGCTCTTCCTGA
- a CDS encoding ABC transporter ATP-binding protein, which yields MAAVTYDKATRIYPGSTKPAVDSLDLEVADGEFLVLVGPSGCGKSTSLRMLAGLEDIDQGSIHIGGRDVTRVPPKDRDIAMVFQNYALYPHMTVAENMGFALKIAGRPKDEIRKRVQEAAKILDLEDYLERRPKALSGGQRQRVAMGRAIVREPKVFCMDEPLSNLDAKLRVSTRTQIASLQRRLEITTVYVTHDQVEAMTMGDRVAVLKDGLLQQVDTPRAMYDKPANVFVAGFIGSPAMNLLQVELDGDTLHFGGAETHIPRSAVEEVGSTRSITVGVRPEDMEPVAEGAGLATEVDVVEELGADAYVYGTTKVGGERRAIIARVDGRTPPDKGSVLHFAPREGHLHLFAGDTGERVDI from the coding sequence ATGGCTGCTGTGACCTATGACAAGGCGACCCGCATCTACCCGGGGTCCACCAAGCCCGCGGTCGACTCGCTCGACCTGGAGGTCGCCGACGGCGAGTTCCTCGTACTGGTCGGGCCATCCGGATGCGGCAAGTCCACGTCGCTGCGGATGCTCGCGGGGCTCGAGGACATCGACCAGGGCTCCATCCACATCGGCGGCCGTGACGTCACGCGCGTCCCCCCGAAGGACCGCGACATCGCGATGGTCTTCCAGAACTACGCGCTGTACCCGCACATGACCGTGGCGGAGAACATGGGCTTCGCGCTCAAGATCGCCGGTCGGCCGAAGGACGAGATCCGGAAGCGGGTGCAGGAAGCGGCGAAGATCCTCGACCTCGAGGACTACCTCGAGCGCCGCCCGAAGGCCCTCTCCGGCGGTCAGCGCCAGCGCGTCGCGATGGGCCGGGCGATCGTCCGGGAGCCCAAGGTGTTCTGCATGGACGAGCCGCTGTCCAACCTGGACGCCAAGCTGCGCGTCTCCACCCGTACCCAGATCGCCTCGCTGCAGCGCCGGCTGGAGATCACCACGGTCTACGTCACCCACGACCAGGTCGAGGCGATGACGATGGGCGACCGGGTCGCCGTGCTGAAGGACGGGCTCCTGCAGCAGGTCGACACGCCGCGCGCGATGTACGACAAGCCGGCCAACGTGTTCGTCGCGGGCTTCATCGGCTCCCCCGCCATGAACCTGCTCCAGGTCGAGCTGGACGGCGACACGCTGCACTTCGGCGGAGCGGAGACCCACATCCCGCGCTCGGCGGTCGAGGAGGTCGGGTCCACCCGCTCGATCACCGTCGGCGTGCGTCCCGAGGACATGGAGCCCGTCGCCGAAGGCGCCGGGCTGGCCACCGAGGTGGACGTCGTCGAGGAGCTCGGCGCCGACGCCTACGTCTATGGCACCACGAAGGTAGGCGGCGAGCGCCGCGCGATCATCGCGCGCGTCGACGGCCGCACCCCGCCCGACAAGGGCTCTGTGCTGCACTTCGCGCCGCGCGAGGGCCACCTGCACCTGTTCGCGGGCGACACCGGCGAACGCGTCGATATCTGA
- a CDS encoding GNAT family N-acetyltransferase, with amino-acid sequence MALWRMHVELEDRPGRLGGLATTVGEAGCNILSLHVVGEPTDDGAVTDELLVQVPERIEPTALVDAVEAAGIPCTLLVRADATELSDPATTALALARMVVADPGSAPSAVATMLRARLIDPAAPPSGHVHTLRGGTQQIHVGRPWPFTATELSRAAALLELATQLAMRAPVRSLGADRTLQLRDGSEVRLRTADPGDGPLVAALHARCSPASRRSRYLNPAPRLQPDELAALLGPSASPTALQAVLAVTADGGSAVGIANLDPEPDVSGAARAAVLVEDGWQGRGLGTALLRHIAEVAAERGLDELVGCARPDDVGITRLMRRAGLRPAAEILGTEVRLRAALPTPVG; translated from the coding sequence ATGGCACTGTGGCGAATGCACGTCGAGCTCGAAGACCGTCCCGGTCGACTCGGCGGGTTGGCCACCACGGTCGGCGAGGCCGGCTGCAACATCCTCTCCCTCCACGTCGTCGGCGAACCGACCGATGACGGCGCGGTCACCGACGAACTGCTCGTGCAGGTACCCGAACGCATCGAGCCCACGGCGCTGGTCGACGCCGTCGAGGCCGCAGGCATCCCGTGCACGCTGCTGGTGCGCGCCGACGCCACGGAGCTGTCCGACCCGGCCACCACCGCGCTCGCGCTCGCGCGGATGGTCGTGGCCGACCCGGGCAGCGCACCGAGCGCGGTGGCCACGATGCTTCGGGCCCGCCTGATCGACCCGGCCGCGCCGCCGTCGGGGCACGTCCACACGCTGCGCGGGGGCACCCAGCAGATCCACGTCGGGCGCCCGTGGCCGTTCACGGCCACCGAGCTCTCGCGGGCCGCGGCGCTGCTGGAGCTCGCCACGCAGCTCGCGATGCGGGCGCCCGTCCGCAGCCTTGGCGCGGATCGCACCCTGCAGCTGCGCGACGGCTCGGAGGTGCGGCTGCGCACGGCCGATCCGGGCGACGGCCCGCTCGTGGCCGCGCTGCACGCCCGCTGCTCCCCTGCGTCTCGGCGCTCCCGCTACCTCAACCCGGCCCCGCGGCTGCAGCCCGACGAGCTGGCCGCGCTGCTCGGCCCGTCCGCCTCCCCCACCGCGCTGCAGGCCGTGCTGGCGGTCACCGCAGACGGCGGCAGCGCCGTCGGCATCGCGAACCTCGATCCGGAGCCGGACGTCTCCGGGGCGGCGAGGGCAGCCGTACTGGTCGAGGACGGATGGCAGGGCCGGGGGCTCGGCACGGCGCTGCTTCGCCACATCGCGGAGGTCGCCGCGGAGCGCGGGCTCGACGAGCTCGTCGGCTGCGCGCGCCCGGACGACGTCGGCATCACCCGGCTGATGCGCCGGGCAGGGCTGCGCCCGGCGGCGGAGATCCTCGGCACCGAGGTGCGGCTGCGCGCCGCTTTGCCCACTCCGGTCGGCTGA
- a CDS encoding organic hydroperoxide resistance protein: MANAVYTAEATSTGGGRDGRVRTSDGVLDVELKLPPALGGPGGATNPEQLFAAAYASCFHGALRLVARNKGVRISDDATVDAAIDLSKDATSFAIGATLTVHLPGLEQSQADELVAAAHEVCPYSKATRGNVDVELKATV; encoded by the coding sequence ATGGCGAATGCGGTGTACACGGCGGAGGCGACCTCGACCGGTGGCGGTCGTGACGGACGGGTCCGTACCTCGGACGGTGTGCTCGACGTCGAGCTCAAGCTGCCGCCCGCGCTCGGTGGGCCCGGTGGCGCGACCAACCCGGAGCAGCTCTTCGCGGCCGCCTACGCCTCCTGCTTCCACGGCGCCCTTCGCCTCGTGGCCAGGAACAAGGGCGTGCGCATCAGCGACGACGCCACGGTCGACGCGGCGATCGACCTGAGCAAGGACGCCACGAGCTTCGCGATCGGCGCCACGCTCACCGTCCACCTGCCCGGCCTCGAGCAATCGCAGGCCGACGAGCTGGTGGCCGCGGCGCACGAGGTCTGCCCCTACTCGAAGGCGACCCGCGGCAATGTCGACGTGGAGCTCAAGGCGACGGTCTGA
- a CDS encoding prolyl oligopeptidase family serine peptidase, giving the protein MTEHPVAPVPDRLFDDEREERWRARFTAPRMSRPGWARDAPDRCAYTSNASGTTEVYVWDRATDLHRRVTDRRSGTHIATLPPDGGTVWWFADTDGDEFGHWVREPFAGLPTGTTAEPALPAVEDGYPAGLEIGRAVVAAGTSTDDGTKIWLRRGDDPAEVVYQHAEDAGVGALSEDETLLAISHSEHGDSRHPAVRVVRVSDGGLVAEKSDGPGKGLTPLVFAPVRGDGRLLLLHERHGREELLLWDVLADTEREISLDLPGEVYADFHPDAKFLLVWHTAVARTRLYRYALEAGELTELPVAPGCVGSAEVRPDGTVEYTCSSAAEPSTVRALHPDGTDRVLVAPPGPRAPGSVPVEDLWVDGQGGRVHALVAHPTGVDGPAPAVFALHGGPHAADEDRFSAGRAAWVDAGFVVVEVNYRGSTGYGSTWRDAIEGRPGLTELEDVAAVYDRCVADGLVDARRCVVEGWSWGGYLALLAVGTQPERWAGAVAGVPVADYLAAYADEMEQLRAFDRALFKGSPAERPEAYREASPLTYVDRVRVPVLVLAGENDPRCPIRQVDNYLDALAARGDVRYEVSRFDAGHGSLVVEETLRHVATEIGFARRALPVLE; this is encoded by the coding sequence GTGACCGAGCACCCCGTCGCCCCCGTTCCCGACCGCCTGTTCGACGACGAGCGCGAGGAACGCTGGCGCGCCCGGTTCACCGCGCCGCGGATGTCGCGGCCGGGATGGGCCCGCGACGCGCCGGACCGCTGCGCCTACACGTCGAACGCCAGCGGCACCACCGAGGTGTACGTGTGGGACCGCGCCACCGACCTGCACCGCCGGGTCACCGACCGGCGCAGCGGCACCCACATCGCCACGCTCCCGCCGGACGGTGGGACGGTCTGGTGGTTCGCCGACACCGACGGCGACGAGTTCGGGCACTGGGTGCGTGAACCGTTCGCCGGCCTGCCCACCGGGACCACGGCCGAGCCCGCGCTCCCGGCCGTCGAGGACGGCTACCCGGCCGGCCTGGAGATCGGGCGGGCCGTCGTGGCCGCCGGGACCTCGACCGACGACGGCACGAAGATCTGGCTGCGCCGCGGCGACGATCCCGCGGAGGTCGTCTACCAGCATGCGGAGGACGCGGGCGTCGGCGCGCTTTCTGAGGACGAGACGCTGCTCGCGATCAGCCACTCCGAGCACGGCGACTCGCGCCACCCCGCTGTCCGGGTCGTGCGCGTGTCCGACGGCGGCCTCGTCGCCGAGAAGTCTGACGGCCCGGGAAAGGGACTGACCCCGCTGGTGTTCGCCCCGGTCCGCGGGGACGGCCGGCTGCTGCTCCTGCACGAGCGCCATGGCCGCGAGGAACTGCTGCTGTGGGACGTACTCGCCGACACCGAGCGCGAGATCTCCCTCGACCTGCCCGGCGAGGTCTACGCCGACTTCCATCCCGATGCGAAGTTCCTGCTGGTCTGGCACACCGCGGTCGCCCGCACCAGGCTGTACCGCTACGCGCTGGAGGCCGGCGAGCTGACCGAGCTGCCGGTGGCGCCCGGGTGCGTCGGCTCCGCCGAGGTACGCCCGGACGGCACGGTCGAGTACACCTGCTCGTCGGCGGCCGAGCCGTCGACGGTGCGGGCGCTGCACCCGGACGGCACCGACCGCGTGCTCGTCGCGCCGCCGGGACCGCGCGCCCCGGGATCGGTGCCGGTGGAGGATCTGTGGGTGGACGGCCAGGGCGGGCGGGTGCACGCCCTCGTCGCCCACCCAACCGGCGTCGACGGACCAGCGCCCGCCGTGTTCGCCCTGCACGGCGGGCCGCACGCCGCCGACGAGGACCGGTTCAGCGCGGGCCGGGCAGCGTGGGTGGACGCCGGGTTCGTCGTCGTCGAGGTCAACTACCGCGGCTCCACCGGCTACGGCTCCACGTGGCGGGACGCCATCGAGGGCCGGCCGGGCCTGACCGAGCTGGAGGACGTCGCCGCGGTGTACGACCGCTGCGTGGCCGACGGCCTCGTGGACGCGCGGCGCTGCGTGGTGGAGGGCTGGTCGTGGGGCGGCTACCTCGCACTGCTGGCCGTCGGCACCCAGCCGGAGCGCTGGGCGGGCGCCGTCGCCGGGGTGCCGGTGGCCGACTACCTCGCCGCCTACGCGGACGAGATGGAGCAGCTGCGAGCGTTCGACCGCGCGCTCTTCAAAGGTTCTCCCGCGGAGCGCCCAGAGGCGTACCGCGAGGCGTCGCCGCTCACGTACGTCGACCGCGTGCGCGTGCCGGTGCTGGTGCTCGCGGGCGAGAACGACCCCCGGTGCCCGATCCGGCAGGTGGACAACTACCTGGACGCCCTCGCCGCCCGCGGCGACGTGCGGTACGAGGTGAGCCGCTTCGACGCGGGCCATGGGAGCCTCGTGGTGGAGGAGACACTCCGCCACGTGGCCACGGAGATCGGCTTCGCCCGCCGCGCCCTTCCGGTGCTCGAGTAG
- a CDS encoding DUF1707 domain-containing protein, with protein sequence MRISDAERTEVQDRLRLAHDVGRLDLGEFDERVKSVWAARTRGELARVTADLPASPSEPGRRTVFSDTGGGMTIPCSTWPGSAARPATGDGSARHSECGRPRDHCVPGQTLTKKQNGWPTGSRMTRTFSCGWNSASVAPASSA encoded by the coding sequence ATGCGCATCTCGGACGCGGAGCGAACCGAGGTGCAGGACCGGCTCCGGCTGGCCCACGACGTCGGCCGGCTGGACCTCGGCGAGTTCGATGAGCGGGTCAAATCCGTCTGGGCCGCCCGCACCCGTGGCGAGCTCGCCCGCGTCACCGCCGACCTCCCGGCATCCCCGTCCGAGCCAGGGCGCAGGACGGTGTTCTCCGACACCGGCGGTGGCATGACGATCCCGTGCTCTACGTGGCCGGGATCGGCCGCCCGCCCCGCGACCGGTGACGGATCGGCCCGGCACTCCGAGTGCGGCCGGCCGCGCGACCACTGCGTTCCAGGTCAGACGTTGACGAAGAAGCAGAACGGGTGGCCGACGGGGTCCAGGATGACCCGCACGTTCTCCTGCGGCTGGAACTCCGCGAGCGTCGCGCCCGCTTCGAGCGCGTAG
- a CDS encoding VOC family protein — MRPISATGILRRVERPALTLSATVLDAPDPRALAAFYQSLFGWPVVQDDPTWVTLRPPGGGPGLSFQLEELYERPAWPAERDRQQMQLHLDIEVEDLDGAVAYALEAGATLAEFQPQENVRVILDPVGHPFCFFVNV; from the coding sequence ATGCGGCCGATCAGCGCCACCGGCATACTGCGCAGGGTGGAGCGACCCGCGCTGACGCTGTCCGCCACCGTCCTCGACGCCCCGGATCCCCGCGCTCTCGCGGCCTTCTACCAGAGCCTGTTCGGCTGGCCGGTGGTGCAGGACGATCCCACGTGGGTCACGCTCCGTCCGCCGGGCGGCGGGCCGGGGCTGTCGTTCCAGCTCGAGGAGCTGTACGAGCGCCCCGCATGGCCCGCGGAACGGGATCGGCAGCAGATGCAGCTGCACCTGGACATCGAGGTCGAGGACCTCGACGGCGCCGTCGCCTACGCGCTCGAAGCGGGCGCGACGCTCGCGGAGTTCCAGCCGCAGGAGAACGTGCGGGTCATCCTGGACCCCGTCGGCCACCCGTTCTGCTTCTTCGTCAACGTCTGA